A window of the Aerosakkonema funiforme FACHB-1375 genome harbors these coding sequences:
- a CDS encoding pentapeptide repeat-containing protein, translating into MQVQDFLARYKQGERDFAHIDLSGAILTGVNLQDLDLTGANLTGANLSWSFLSRSKLHGACFRQADLRHANLTGANLNQAILSGANLTKADLRLANLQEADLNWAVLEEADLSGADLQGAKLDQSNLERSKLNDTQLMRAELMEANLRRASLISANLTNANLREATLESANLREAILIRTNLTEANLTGVCLRSANLSQADLHRVVLTGADLSEASLHSADLSRANLAGAYLLKTSLRKAYLLRANLQDVLLLRADLSEANLRGASLRRADLSGAYLSDTTLSETDLSEAYLLESHLIRTNLERAQMTGVCIENWHIEDVDLTKVECRYVYTDFNHANKSPTQRYPVGRDLAPGELAEQYREDSSNIEIDFAEEPNWEVLIFTLAQMECESSELTLTVKSFESAAGQYVLRLASNRLVNAKILRSRLLQIYPEMLHRFLGRRHQILGLLGIVPRQEDGSPTPDPTQSPPSKAPLGKDKQVQIYQEVVRQIEAILMSQAPEQIVDSVQRLLDYLKRQGISTEEIQKKLIGQAIARRAKRDSTFQDNLLRWEKTASEAARTSAVGSAVRLAIALLWQQPQRP; encoded by the coding sequence AGCTGGTCATTTTTGAGTCGCAGCAAACTTCACGGCGCTTGTTTTCGCCAAGCTGACCTCCGCCATGCTAACCTTACCGGTGCCAATCTCAACCAAGCGATTTTGAGCGGAGCAAATCTTACCAAAGCGGATTTGCGTCTTGCCAATCTGCAAGAGGCTGATTTAAATTGGGCGGTGCTGGAGGAAGCAGATCTCAGCGGAGCCGACCTGCAAGGAGCTAAGCTGGATCAGAGCAATCTGGAACGCAGCAAACTCAACGATACCCAGTTGATGAGAGCGGAATTGATGGAAGCGAATCTGCGTCGTGCGAGCTTGATTAGCGCTAATCTCACGAATGCCAATCTCCGGGAAGCAACTCTGGAATCGGCGAATTTGCGAGAAGCCATTTTGATTAGAACTAATTTAACAGAAGCAAATCTAACTGGTGTTTGTTTGCGATCGGCTAATCTGAGTCAGGCAGACTTGCATCGGGTCGTGCTTACTGGTGCCGACTTGAGCGAAGCAAGCCTCCACAGTGCTGACTTGAGTCGAGCTAATTTGGCAGGAGCTTATTTGCTCAAAACCAGTTTGAGAAAAGCTTATTTATTGCGAGCAAATCTTCAAGATGTCTTGCTGTTGCGAGCGGATTTGAGCGAAGCAAATTTACGCGGTGCTTCTTTGCGACGAGCGGATTTATCGGGTGCTTATTTGAGCGACACAACTTTGAGCGAAACCGATTTGAGTGAAGCTTATTTACTGGAAAGTCATCTCATCCGCACGAATTTGGAACGGGCGCAAATGACAGGCGTCTGCATTGAAAATTGGCATATTGAAGATGTGGATCTTACTAAGGTTGAGTGTCGGTATGTTTATACTGATTTCAATCATGCCAATAAAAGCCCAACTCAGCGCTATCCTGTGGGTCGGGATTTGGCACCGGGAGAACTGGCAGAACAGTATCGAGAAGATTCATCGAATATCGAAATCGATTTTGCAGAAGAACCGAATTGGGAAGTGCTGATTTTTACTCTGGCTCAAATGGAATGCGAGTCTTCTGAGCTTACTCTCACAGTTAAATCTTTTGAATCGGCAGCTGGTCAGTATGTGCTGCGACTCGCATCGAATCGCTTGGTGAATGCTAAAATCCTGCGATCGCGCTTGTTGCAAATCTACCCGGAAATGCTCCATCGCTTCTTAGGTCGTCGCCATCAAATCCTTGGTCTGCTCGGTATCGTACCTCGTCAGGAAGATGGCTCGCCAACGCCAGATCCAACACAATCACCTCCGTCAAAAGCACCGCTAGGAAAGGATAAACAGGTGCAAATCTATCAAGAAGTTGTGCGCCAAATCGAAGCAATTTTGATGTCGCAGGCTCCCGAACAGATTGTCGATAGCGTACAGCGATTGCTCGATTATTTAAAGCGCCAAGGTATTTCAACTGAAGAAATTCAAAAGAAACTTATCGGTCAAGCGATCGCACGAAGAGCCAAGCGCGATTCGACATTTCAAGACAATCTTTTGCGTTGGGAAAAGACAGCTTCCGAGGCAGCTCGTACATCTGCGGTCGGTTCGGCTGTGCGGTTGGCGATCGCCCTTCTTTGGCAACAACCGCAACGTCCTTAA